The sequence GGCATATACCTGTCCATTTTTAAAGAGGTATTGCAATCCAAAATTCGGCAAAAGAATTGCATCAAAATCCCGTTCTGCGGAAGTGTTTTCATTTCCTTGATTGAACAGGTCTTGGAAGTTATAGTTGGTCTTGTTAAGGTTGAGCCCTAGTTGTGCCGAGAATGATGGTGTAAAAGGATAGGTGAAAGATCCAAACAAATTTAACTGCCTTCTAAACTCCCGGTTTCTACTCAGGCGATCTCCTTGTAAACTGCCATTGCCATTGTTATCTTGGAACAAGTTCTGAAAAGTGCCCCAGTGGTATTCGTCCTTATAAAGCTCTCCTCCCAAAGTGTATTGTGCCTTGCCCAAATTTCCTTCAAATTGGCTGCGCAATCCAAAACCGTTGGTAAACTCATCTAAAATGTTAAATGGGCGTGGCTCGTAGTGGTCCAAGTACGAATAAAAAATACTTGTAGTATTTTTTAGGTTCTGATTGAATTCATGTGAATATGATATTCCTGCCAAGGTATATTTGTTTGCTTCAAAACCTTGTGCGGCCAACCAATTGCCTGCAGCTCGGGTAGGGTCTTCATCAAAATCTGTTTGATTAATGGAACTTGGAATCTGAGCGGTGTAATCTATATAGTTGATCAGTACCCCCAAGCTGCCTTTGGAACTAATTTTAGCGTTGGTATTCAGTAAAAAACCATCACGATCAAAGTTGTTGTTTTGTCTGTACCCATCGATTTCAAAATGATTGTAGCTAAAGGTTAAATCAAAGTTTTGCTGCGAATGTTGAAAGGAAAGATTCTCTTTTAACATGCCATAAGAGCCTACAGTAAAGCTATTGGCCAGTTTGGTCTCTTCAACTTGAAGGTTTTTGGTGTCCAATAATATGGCACCACCCAAATTGGCTCCAAAGGAGGTGGCTTTTGGTCCTTTGATGATTTCAATGGACCCCAGGTTTTCAAAATCAAAGGCTTCAATGGTTGATGATCCCGTGCCATTGGTAACGGGAATACCATTAAAATACAAACGAAGCTTGTCCGTGCCAAAGGGTGTTCGTGCACCCACACCTCTAATGGTAATCCTATTGGTGTTTAAAGCGCCAGAGAGAATATAAACTCCAGCCACCTGATTCATGGCGGAGGCAATATCTATAGGATTGAATTTTTCAAAAGTAGCAGGACCAATAGTTGAGGCAGCTGTAATTCCTGTTGCTTTCTTGGCAATCACATCTTCTATGAGAATAATCTCGTCCAATTGGGTAACAGAATCTTTTTTAACCTCCTGTGCAATCAGTTGTGCGATAAAAAGTGAGAATAGAATTGAAAAAAGACCTTTCATATAATTTATGGGGTAATGATTAAAAATAGGATTAAAAAAGTAGCTACTTTTTTAGTCGGATTGTTTTTCCCTTTTTGGCACTTTCTCTCGCTGCATCCAAAATTTCCATCACCACCATATTGTTTTCTAAAGAAGAAAGGTTGTTGGGCGGAAGGGTAATTTTATTTTTGACCACTGCAGCAAAAACGGAAAAGGGATCGTTCATGGGCGCTTGTCTTTCTTCAAGGGTAAATTGCTCTTCGCTAAAGCCATCATAGCCTTCTGCCATGCGAATACGTAAGTTGTTACGATTATCAGCATAAATGGCTCCAGTTAACCCATAGATTTCCATGTCTTTTCTACCTATTGGCCAGTTCCAAGAAGGCTCTAAAATTGCTTGAGCATCATCATAGGTAAGAATGATAGTGGCATCATCATCTACCTTGGGATTATTTTCTGCCTGCAATTGTTGGGTGACTGCAGTAACAGTGTTTGGTTTTTGCCCTTTTTTAAGCCAGGTCATTAAGTTGGCACCATAACATCCAAAATCCATGATAGCGCCTCCTCCATTATCTTTTGGATCCAATAGCCAATCCAAAAACTCACTATTGATTCCCAGTTTGGCGGGACCGCGATGCCCATCTCTTACTATGACTTTTCTTAAATCCCCAACTTTTCCCTGATCTAATAGTTCTTTTGCCCTATGGTTGGTGGGGTACCAAGTAGTTTCATAATTGGTGAGTAAATGAATGTTATGCTTTTCGGCAAGAACTTTCATTTGCTTGGCATGCTGTAAACTTACTGCCAATGGTTTTTCCACCATGACATGAATACCTTTTGGAGCACAGGCTTCAACTACTTCCAAATGGTCATAGATGGTCCCAAAGGCGGTGACTGCTTCGGGTTTTGTTGCAGCTATCATTTCTTCCAAGGTATTAAAGACCAAATCCATGGAATAACCATATTGTTTTGAATAGCGTTCGGCCAAATCTCGGTTAGGCTCTACCATCCCTACAATTTCGATATCGCCAATATCTTCCCGGCCCAAAATCCAATGTACATGGGTATGGGTAAGACCGGCCACTCCTATACTAAGTGGCTTTTCTTGAGCCAGACCATTGGGGGTATTCATGAGAAGACAAAAAATAAAAATAATTTCATAGCGAAGCATAAAACAGTGTTTGAATTAAGGGAATATGGTATAAAAATAGCGACTAATTGTCTAGTTCCTTTAAAAAGGAGACCGTATCCTTTATGGTTGCAAATTCTTCATTAAGGTTGGCCAATGCAATATTGTGAATTACTTCTGCACTATACTTTTCTCCTGCAACTCCAGTTTTATTGAAAGAAGCAGTGGCATCAGAAATTAAAGTGGCATTAAACCCAAGGTTGGAGGCCATTCTGGTTGAGGTAGAAACACAATGCTCGGTTGTAAGGCCTACGATGACAACATCTGTAATACCATTGTCCTTGAGTTGCGATTCTAAATCTGTACCTATAAAAGCACTGTTGACATTTTTCTTTATGACCGGCTCACCCGCCTTGGGTTCCGTTAGAGGATTAAAAGCATTCCCTTTTTTGGTAGGGTGCAAGGGAGATTCAGGGTTTGTGGAACAATGTTGAATGTGAAACCTTGGGAGATCTTTGGCTCTAAAAGCTTCCAAAATTTTTTGGCAATTTGCTTCTGCTTGTGGATTACTTCGTTCTTCCCCATAATAGTCCACTTCTTGTAAACCCAGTTGGAGATCAATTAATAATAAGGCTGTCATTTATAAAAATTAAGCCTTAAAATTAAGGATTAAAACCTGAAGCCCACAGATAATCCAGCTCTGTACATGAATGTATCCTGAAAATCTTCTGGGTTGACATTTCTACCAAAACCACCATGAATTTCCAAGGTGAATTTTTGACTTCGGGTGGCCCACTTGTTCCCCAAGCCCAGACCCAATGCTACTGTGCTGTACTCGTTGTCCCTGAATGCCAAAGGATCTGCTACTTCATCATCTTCCCCGGTGTAATAAAGGCCAAAAGCTTCAGCAAAAAAACCACTACGGGGTTGGTATCCAAAATAAGCTCTAAAGTTGGCTCCAATTCCAAAATCCCCATTGTAATCCGCAGCATCATTATCAAAATAAATTGTTCCCCCAAAACTAGTGTCCTCACTTAAATAATATTCGTAAGAACCTTCTATGGTACTAGTAGCTATAAAAAGCCCAGCATTAAATTTTATCTCGTGGTTATTGCTAAATGCCGGATACGCTTGGGCAACCATAAAACAACTGGAAAGTAAAAGACCCAAAAACAATAATTTCTTCATGATAATAGTGTTAAATCCAACAGGAATAATCAATTAGCGTTCCAAAAATCAAATTTAAAACATGTTGGTCAAATAGTTCAATTTTATAGAGCCGAACACATTGGTTATTTTTAGGGAAAATTTAGGTATGAAGATAGTATCGTATAATGTAAATGGAATTAGGGCTGCTCTAAACAAAGGTTTTATAGATTGGTTGCAAGCCGTGGGGCCAGATGTAGTTTGCTTACAGGAAACCAAAGCCATGAAGGAGCAGGTAGATTTGTCTTTGTTTGAGGCTGCGGGCTATAAACATCATTATTGGTTTAGTGCCCAAAAGAAAGGGTATAGCGGGGTTGCTCTATTATGTAAGGAGAAGCCAGATCATGTGGAATACGGCACTGGGATTGACTATATGGATTTTGAGGGACGAAATATACGAGCTGATTTTGGTGATATATCCATAATGAGCATGTACTTGCCATCTGGCACCAATATGGATCGCTTGGAATTTAAGCTAACCTATATGGCAGATTTTCACAAGTACGCCAATGAACTAAGAAATGAGCGACCTAATTTGATTGTTTGTGGCGATTATAATATTTGTCATGAAGCTATTGATATTCACGACCCGGTCCGCAACAAAAATGTATCCGGCTTTTTACCTGTAGAAAGGGAGTGGATTGGCAACTTCATGGATGGTGGCTTTATTGATAGTTTTAGGCATTTTAATAAAGACCCTCACAATTATACATGGTGGAGTTATAGAGCAAATTCAAGGACCAATAACAAAGGTTGGCGTTTAGATTACGGAATGGTAAGTTCTTCACTAGAGAACAGATTGAAACGTTCTGTAATTCTGTCTGATGCAAAACATAGTGATCATTGCCCAATTCTGTTAGAAGTAGAAAAATAACGTTTGCTTTAAAAACCAGAAATAAGGATTAACTACTTTTGCAAGTCAAAAAAAATAGCTAAATGAAATACACCAGACTTCCACATACCGATATTAAGGTTAGTAAAATCTGTTTGGGAACCATGACCTGGGGAAGACAGAATACTGAGGATGAAGGTCATGAGCAAATGGACTATGCTCTTGAACAAGGAATTAATTTCTTTGATACGGCGGAACTTTATCCAGTGCCCGCCAAGAAAGAACTCTATGCTGTTACGGAAGAATTTATTGGGAATTGGTTTAAAAAGACAGGTAATAGGGAGAAAGTGGTCTTGGCATCAAAAATTGCTGGGAGAGGTGACTACACCAAATTTATTAGAACAACAGGATTTAGTAAAGAATCCATAATAAAAGCTGTTGAGGGAAGCCTACAAAGATTGCAAACAGATTATATAGACCTTTACCAATTACACTGGCCGGAAAGGAATACCAATTATTTTGGACAACGGGGATACAATGCCCACACCTTAGATGGATGGGAGGACAATATTCACCAAATTCTTGAAACTCTTCGTGATTTAATATCCGAAGGAAAGATAAGACATGTTGGAATTTCCAATGAAACTCCTTGGGGGGCTATGCGCTTTTTGGAAGAAAGTAAAGTGCATAGAAGTTTACCAAGAATGCTGACCATCCAAAACCCTTATAATCTTTTAAACCGACTCTTTGAAGTTGGCCTTTCTGAGGTTTCAATGCGGGAAAATATTGGATTGTTGCCATATTCTCCTCTTGGTTTTGGTGTTTTGAGTGGAAAATATTTGGGAGGGCACAAGCCTAGGAAAGGAAGAGTAACTCTTTTTCCCAATTATAACAGATACAGTGGTGATACCGCTAATTTGGCAACCGAAAAGTATCACAAATTGGCAGAGGACAATGAATTGAGTCTTGCCCAGATGGCTTTAGCATTTGTAAACTCAAGGCCTTTTGTAACCAGCAATATTATTGGAGCCACAACAATGGAACAGTTAAAGGAAAACATTGGAAGTATAGATATTGAACTTTCGGATGAGGTCTTAAACGGGATTGAAGCTATTCATAATGAAATTCCAAACCCCGCGCCTTAATGAACTTATTCTAAAGCATAAGCTCTATATTCATCACCAGAGGCCGTTCCCATTTTTCCGCCTCCACAAGCAATGACCAAATACTGTTTACCATTAATTTGATAAGTGGCCGGAGTGGCATAACCCCCTGCGGGTAAATTATCTTGCCATAATAACTTGCCCGTTTTCATATTAAAAGCACGGATTTTTTCATCCTTGGTAGCGGCAATAAATAAAACTCCTCCTGCGGTAATAGCAGGACCACCGTAATTTTCAATTCCCGAAACGGGAATCTTGGGGTCTTCAAGGCTTTCTTCATGACCTAAGGGAACTTTCCAAAGGTATTCACCTGTATTTAAATTGATGGCGTTTAAGGTTCCCCATGGTGGCCTAACCGCAGGAAATCCTCTATCATCTTTAAAACGCCCAAAACCAGAAAGGGCATAAGGAACGTCCAAAGTTGTTTTTTCTGCCCTATGGTCAGTTTCTTTTTCAAGCTTAGTTAGAAAATGAGTTATTTCATCTATCTCTTTTTCTGAG is a genomic window of Flagellimonas sp. CMM7 containing:
- a CDS encoding TonB-dependent receptor domain-containing protein produces the protein MKGLFSILFSLFIAQLIAQEVKKDSVTQLDEIILIEDVIAKKATGITAASTIGPATFEKFNPIDIASAMNQVAGVYILSGALNTNRITIRGVGARTPFGTDKLRLYFNGIPVTNGTGSSTIEAFDFENLGSIEIIKGPKATSFGANLGGAILLDTKNLQVEETKLANSFTVGSYGMLKENLSFQHSQQNFDLTFSYNHFEIDGYRQNNNFDRDGFLLNTNAKISSKGSLGVLINYIDYTAQIPSSINQTDFDEDPTRAAGNWLAAQGFEANKYTLAGISYSHEFNQNLKNTTSIFYSYLDHYEPRPFNILDEFTNGFGLRSQFEGNLGKAQYTLGGELYKDEYHWGTFQNLFQDNNGNGSLQGDRLSRNREFRRQLNLFGSFTYPFTPSFSAQLGLNLNKTNYNFQDLFNQGNENTSAERDFDAILLPNFGLQYLFKNGQVYANISRGFSNPSLEETLTPDGVINPDIAQETGTNYELGAYVALLKKKLSLNLTAFRMNINDLLVAQRVGEDQFIGRNAGETRHQGLEVDVKYALRLSPKMVLSPYLSYTLSDHSFVDFVDGENDFSGNPLTGVPKNRIASGLDLRHTNGLQLNLTHQFVDKIPLTDANTLDSESFNVFNAKLAYRTSLSSHFSLGLNIGANNLFDTNYAQSVLINASSFGGALPRYFYPGNDRNFYGGARIAYLF
- a CDS encoding Gfo/Idh/MocA family protein produces the protein MLRYEIIFIFCLLMNTPNGLAQEKPLSIGVAGLTHTHVHWILGREDIGDIEIVGMVEPNRDLAERYSKQYGYSMDLVFNTLEEMIAATKPEAVTAFGTIYDHLEVVEACAPKGIHVMVEKPLAVSLQHAKQMKVLAEKHNIHLLTNYETTWYPTNHRAKELLDQGKVGDLRKVIVRDGHRGPAKLGINSEFLDWLLDPKDNGGGAIMDFGCYGANLMTWLKKGQKPNTVTAVTQQLQAENNPKVDDDATIILTYDDAQAILEPSWNWPIGRKDMEIYGLTGAIYADNRNNLRIRMAEGYDGFSEEQFTLEERQAPMNDPFSVFAAVVKNKITLPPNNLSSLENNMVVMEILDAARESAKKGKTIRLKK
- a CDS encoding cysteine hydrolase family protein, whose protein sequence is MTALLLIDLQLGLQEVDYYGEERSNPQAEANCQKILEAFRAKDLPRFHIQHCSTNPESPLHPTKKGNAFNPLTEPKAGEPVIKKNVNSAFIGTDLESQLKDNGITDVVIVGLTTEHCVSTSTRMASNLGFNATLISDATASFNKTGVAGEKYSAEVIHNIALANLNEEFATIKDTVSFLKELDN
- a CDS encoding exodeoxyribonuclease III → MKIVSYNVNGIRAALNKGFIDWLQAVGPDVVCLQETKAMKEQVDLSLFEAAGYKHHYWFSAQKKGYSGVALLCKEKPDHVEYGTGIDYMDFEGRNIRADFGDISIMSMYLPSGTNMDRLEFKLTYMADFHKYANELRNERPNLIVCGDYNICHEAIDIHDPVRNKNVSGFLPVEREWIGNFMDGGFIDSFRHFNKDPHNYTWWSYRANSRTNNKGWRLDYGMVSSSLENRLKRSVILSDAKHSDHCPILLEVEK
- a CDS encoding aldo/keto reductase gives rise to the protein MKYTRLPHTDIKVSKICLGTMTWGRQNTEDEGHEQMDYALEQGINFFDTAELYPVPAKKELYAVTEEFIGNWFKKTGNREKVVLASKIAGRGDYTKFIRTTGFSKESIIKAVEGSLQRLQTDYIDLYQLHWPERNTNYFGQRGYNAHTLDGWEDNIHQILETLRDLISEGKIRHVGISNETPWGAMRFLEESKVHRSLPRMLTIQNPYNLLNRLFEVGLSEVSMRENIGLLPYSPLGFGVLSGKYLGGHKPRKGRVTLFPNYNRYSGDTANLATEKYHKLAEDNELSLAQMALAFVNSRPFVTSNIIGATTMEQLKENIGSIDIELSDEVLNGIEAIHNEIPNPAP